A portion of the Candidatus Woesearchaeota archaeon genome contains these proteins:
- a CDS encoding (2Fe-2S)-binding protein → MATLKTNDKALEIPDGSPIKDAAEELGVPFACSSGMCAICRVEIEEGVDNLEPLNENEEALGMDEHNRLACQCKIKSGMVKIKF, encoded by the coding sequence ATGGCAACCCTCAAAACAAATGATAAAGCTCTCGAGATTCCTGACGGAAGTCCTATTAAAGATGCTGCCGAAGAGCTAGGAGTTCCGTTTGCTTGTTCATCGGGCATGTGTGCTATCTGCCGGGTTGAGATTGAGGAAGGTGTGGATAATTTAGAACCATTAAATGAGAATGAAGAAGCCCTGGGAATGGATGAGCACAACCGATTGGCATGCCAGTGTAAAATTAAAAGTGGTATGGTAAAAATCAAGTTCTAA
- a CDS encoding DoxX family protein produces MENYKNYGPTVLRVFVGLLFLVPGLFKLSNPSMAVDLLTNLGFGAAGGFFAWVLILSEIIFGAAVLVGWKVKYAVWPLVVIMLVATVMVVIPSFATDPMAAVSLAFHLLAVAGLVSLFLTGPGAWAVEKQA; encoded by the coding sequence ATGGAAAACTATAAAAACTATGGACCAACGGTTCTCCGCGTTTTTGTCGGGCTGTTATTTTTAGTGCCTGGATTGTTTAAACTCAGCAATCCGAGTATGGCTGTTGATTTGCTTACCAATCTTGGTTTTGGCGCTGCAGGAGGATTTTTTGCATGGGTGCTTATTCTCTCTGAAATTATCTTTGGTGCTGCTGTCCTTGTTGGTTGGAAGGTGAAGTATGCTGTATGGCCACTGGTTGTTATCATGCTGGTCGCCACTGTCATGGTCGTTATACCTAGTTTTGCTACCGACCCTATGGCAGCAGTGAGTTTAGCATTCCATCTCTTGGCGGTTGCTGGTCTTGTCAGTTTGTTTTTAACCGGACCAGGAGCATGGGCTGTTGAGAAACAAGCATAA